A region of Flavobacterium album DNA encodes the following proteins:
- the rplR gene encoding 50S ribosomal protein L18, translated as MSLNKSERRQRIKFRIRKIVSGTAAMPRLSVFRSNKEIYAQIIDDVNGVTLAAASSRDKGITKGTNIETAAAVGKAIAEAALKAGIDTIAFDRGGYLYHGRVKSLAEGAREAGLKF; from the coding sequence ATGTCATTAAACAAATCTGAAAGAAGACAAAGAATTAAGTTCAGGATCAGAAAGATTGTAAGCGGAACTGCTGCTATGCCAAGACTTTCTGTATTCAGGAGCAATAAAGAGATCTATGCGCAAATCATAGATGATGTAAACGGTGTAACTTTGGCTGCTGCCTCTTCAAGAGACAAAGGCATTACAAAGGGAACTAACATAGAAACGGCTGCAGCTGTTGGAAAAGCAATTGCAGAAGCGGCTCTTAAAGCCGGTATCGATACCATCGCTTTCGACAGGGGTGGGTACCTTTACCACGGACGTGTAAAATCATTAGCGGAAGGCGCAAGGGAAGCCGGACTTAAATTCTAA
- the rplO gene encoding 50S ribosomal protein L15, which produces MDLSNLQPAEGSVHNKNKRVGRGEGSGKGGTSARGHKGAKSRSGYSKKIGFEGGQMPLQRRVPKFGFKNINRKEYEGVNLDTLQALVDNGIVTDTVDFAVMVENRLATKNEMVKILGRGELKAKLKVTAHKFTATAKAAIEAAGGEAVTL; this is translated from the coding sequence ATGGATTTAAGTAACTTACAACCTGCAGAAGGTTCAGTTCACAATAAAAACAAAAGGGTAGGCCGTGGTGAAGGTTCCGGCAAAGGCGGTACATCCGCACGTGGCCACAAAGGAGCTAAATCACGTTCAGGCTACTCTAAGAAGATTGGTTTTGAAGGTGGTCAGATGCCTTTACAGCGTCGTGTTCCTAAGTTTGGTTTCAAAAACATCAACCGTAAGGAATATGAAGGTGTAAACCTTGATACGCTTCAGGCTCTTGTAGACAACGGAATCGTTACCGATACTGTAGACTTTGCAGTAATGGTAGAGAACCGCCTGGCTACTAAAAATGAAATGGTAAAGATATTAGGAAGAGGAGAGCTTAAAGCAAAACTAAAAGTAACTGCTCACAAATTTACTGCAACTGCAAAAGCGGCTATCGAGGCTGCCGGCGGCGAAGCGGTAACTTTATAA
- the rpsE gene encoding 30S ribosomal protein S5, which translates to MYHNYKNVELVKPSGLELKDRLVAVNRVTKVTKGGRAFGFSAIVVVGDENGVVGHGLGKSKDVSEAIAKAVEDAKKNLVKIPLSGQSVPHEQKGKFGGARVLLMPASHGTGVIAGGAVRSVLESVGIHDVLSKSQGSSNPHNVVKATFDALLQMRSAATVAKQRGVSLEKVFKG; encoded by the coding sequence ATGTATCATAATTATAAAAACGTAGAACTAGTAAAACCAAGCGGCCTTGAGCTTAAGGATCGTTTGGTTGCTGTAAATCGTGTTACTAAAGTTACAAAAGGTGGTAGGGCTTTCGGCTTTTCTGCAATTGTAGTTGTAGGCGACGAGAATGGTGTTGTGGGCCACGGTCTTGGTAAATCTAAAGACGTATCTGAAGCTATTGCAAAAGCAGTGGAAGATGCTAAAAAGAACCTTGTTAAGATTCCACTTTCAGGACAATCAGTTCCTCATGAGCAAAAAGGTAAATTCGGTGGTGCACGTGTACTATTGATGCCTGCTTCTCACGGTACCGGTGTAATTGCCGGTGGTGCTGTACGTTCGGTTCTTGAGTCTGTAGGTATTCACGACGTACTTTCAAAATCACAGGGTTCATCAAACCCTCACAATGTTGTTAAAGCTACTTTTGATGCTTTACTTCAAATGAGGAGCGCTGCGACTGTTGCAAAACAAAGGGGCGTTTCATTAGAAAAAGTATTCAAAGGTTAA
- the rpmD gene encoding 50S ribosomal protein L30: MGKIKVKQVKSKINCPQTQKLTLESLGLRKLGQVVEHDATPAILGMVNKVKHLVSVEEIN; this comes from the coding sequence ATGGGAAAAATAAAAGTAAAACAAGTTAAGAGTAAAATCAACTGTCCGCAAACACAAAAGCTTACGCTGGAGTCATTAGGCCTTCGTAAACTTGGACAGGTTGTTGAGCACGATGCAACTCCTGCTATCCTTGGAATGGTAAACAAAGTTAAACACCTGGTTTCTGTTGAAGAAATCAACTAA
- the rplF gene encoding 50S ribosomal protein L6 translates to MSRIGKNPITIPAGVTVDVNGNVVTVKGKKGQLTQDFADVTVKLEEGQVIVERSSDHKDERSKHGLYRALINNMIVGVSEGFTKELELVGVGYRASNQGQKLDIALGFSHNIVLEVVPEVTVETVSEKGKNPIIKLASHDKQLLGQVAAKIRSFRKPEPYKGKGVKFVGEVLRRKAGKSA, encoded by the coding sequence ATGTCAAGAATAGGTAAAAATCCAATAACAATACCAGCCGGCGTAACAGTTGATGTTAACGGTAATGTTGTTACGGTAAAAGGTAAAAAAGGCCAGCTTACACAAGACTTTGCAGATGTTACTGTAAAACTTGAAGAAGGCCAGGTTATAGTAGAAAGATCTTCGGACCACAAGGACGAAAGGTCTAAGCACGGTTTATACAGGGCACTTATCAATAACATGATTGTTGGTGTGTCTGAAGGCTTCACTAAAGAGCTTGAACTGGTAGGCGTTGGTTACAGGGCTTCAAACCAGGGACAGAAATTAGATATTGCACTTGGTTTCTCTCACAACATCGTTCTTGAAGTTGTGCCTGAAGTTACTGTTGAAACTGTATCAGAAAAAGGTAAGAACCCTATCATTAAATTAGCTTCGCACGACAAACAACTTTTAGGGCAGGTAGCGGCCAAGATCCGTTCTTTCCGCAAGCCTGAGCCTTACAAAGGAAAAGGAGTTAAATTTGTAGGTGAGGTATTAAGAAGAAAAGCAGGTAAATCAGCTTAA